A genomic segment from Lignipirellula cremea encodes:
- a CDS encoding RNA polymerase sigma factor encodes MSLPGSPENPPLGGSLKPETPSVGPAAGRGEESPLSAGLITGAPATHPPDPQQNPQAELIGLIREHHQAVYGYALRLSGSPTDAEDLAQQAFLIACQKLHQVREAEKVRSWLLTVVRNAFLKSRKNPPPAPAAGLELDIDAIPEQAPETALDNETLQLALADLSDDYRLIVGMYYFEERSYKEIAEILGLPIGTVMSRLSRAKSRLRGQLLASDPELAEIYGESSAGDAAPSAVDRR; translated from the coding sequence ATGAGTTTACCAGGAAGCCCGGAGAACCCGCCCCTTGGCGGCTCTCTCAAACCCGAAACCCCTTCTGTCGGCCCCGCGGCCGGCCGCGGAGAGGAATCCCCCTTGAGCGCTGGGTTGATCACTGGGGCCCCTGCAACCCATCCTCCCGACCCGCAGCAAAACCCACAGGCCGAGTTAATCGGCCTGATCCGCGAACACCACCAGGCCGTTTACGGTTATGCCTTGCGATTGTCAGGCAGCCCAACCGACGCGGAGGATCTGGCGCAGCAAGCCTTTTTGATTGCCTGCCAGAAACTGCACCAGGTGCGGGAAGCGGAAAAAGTTCGCAGCTGGTTATTAACGGTAGTGCGGAATGCCTTTTTGAAGAGTCGCAAGAATCCGCCTCCCGCGCCGGCCGCCGGACTGGAGCTGGACATTGATGCGATCCCCGAACAGGCGCCAGAAACGGCTCTCGATAACGAGACCCTGCAGCTGGCCCTGGCCGATCTGAGCGACGACTACCGGCTGATCGTTGGTATGTATTATTTTGAAGAGCGGTCCTATAAGGAGATCGCGGAAATCCTGGGATTACCGATTGGCACCGTCATGAGTCGACTTTCCCGAGCAAAAAGTCGACTCCGCGGGCAGCTGCTGGCGTCGGATCCTGAATTGGCTGAGATTTATGGAGAATCCTCGGCCGGCGATGCCGCACCGTCTGCGGTAGATCGGAGATAA
- a CDS encoding DUF1294 domain-containing protein translates to MYGWMLAGYVLVSAVMSVVTFAAYGLDKRWAQRQKRRIPEKRLHMFALLGGWPGAWAGQQYFRHKTQKGAFLLVFRLTVLLHLLLLGCLLYEASGLAAWLHPTGNG, encoded by the coding sequence ATGTACGGATGGATGCTGGCGGGATACGTCCTGGTGTCGGCGGTGATGAGCGTGGTCACTTTTGCCGCCTATGGGCTGGATAAACGCTGGGCACAGCGGCAAAAACGCCGTATCCCGGAGAAGCGACTGCACATGTTCGCCCTGCTGGGCGGCTGGCCTGGGGCATGGGCAGGGCAACAGTATTTTCGGCACAAGACCCAGAAAGGGGCGTTTCTCCTTGTGTTCCGACTGACCGTTCTGCTGCACCTGCTTCTGCTCGGCTGTCTGCTCTACGAAGCTTCCGGCCTTGCCGCCTGGCTGCATCCGACCGGGAATGGATAA
- a CDS encoding protein-tyrosine phosphatase family protein: MDFELADVTTPPPTPSSYWVLPGRLLAGAYPGHREPAEHQARIHGIVDSGVRLFLNLMEENETNHAGQPFVPYAEVAAQRAPAVRVSRHAVRDLSIPTSSQMIGILDTIDASMASDAPVYVHCWGGVGRTGTVIGCWLLRHGLAQPDNVLEILKELRQQDQERRHRRSPETEQQENFVRHWLAQENQA, encoded by the coding sequence ATGGACTTTGAACTTGCCGACGTCACCACGCCCCCGCCCACTCCGTCGAGCTACTGGGTGTTGCCGGGACGCCTGCTGGCCGGCGCTTACCCGGGGCATCGGGAGCCTGCGGAACACCAGGCCCGGATCCATGGGATCGTCGACTCGGGCGTACGCCTGTTTCTGAACCTGATGGAAGAGAACGAAACCAACCATGCGGGCCAGCCGTTCGTCCCGTATGCGGAAGTCGCCGCGCAACGTGCGCCGGCCGTCCGCGTCAGCCGGCACGCGGTGCGGGACCTGTCGATTCCCACCTCTTCGCAAATGATCGGCATCCTGGATACGATCGACGCGTCTATGGCCAGCGACGCGCCCGTCTATGTGCACTGCTGGGGCGGAGTCGGTCGCACCGGCACGGTGATTGGCTGCTGGCTGTTGCGGCACGGCCTGGCGCAGCCCGACAACGTGCTGGAAATCCTGAAGGAACTGCGGCAGCAGGATCAGGAAAGGCGCCATCGCCGCTCCCCTGAGACCGAGCAGCAGGAGAATTTTGTCCGACACTGGCTGGCCCAGGAAAACCAGGCCTGA
- a CDS encoding WD40 repeat domain-containing protein, which produces MAKNFGKCPQCQTLSPVVKEDGWKKLACSACGAEVLLERAAKPAPAASSAPRSTMFWLLLGAVFGIGGPVLLAGCMAAGYFLTRSPDLAQVDQPTVPVAAARQKPPAAIASANETIPPDAAAPPAEAPAAQTGPSNASTEPLTADATEPASEETSPAGPPLADPGQTGWQVTPDPAATVGKVERPDFKIDMHWTATFRSSLALSRNRRFLFEETTFPNSYVWDLFTGEKVLTTKFSGVRELRISPDGVHAAHLGYSPQDVIVRDLARKENLLRVPAKGSTPFFDFVQPNLLLVCTEKNGWALHRIDTQEVIWKTPSGLLKASTISPGSAWLAAVGEDLIEILDLRNGAVAGKIPIKHSIGSQKALAFSPDGTQLAFLDSSKLTFYSMLDGSPLRTLEVEHAETPMGFYQGPALAWLEDQSGLLINGFAFVTAQHAEVVYRIPDSLVKDLPKVTRIPLDAHYLLENLSDQETEKGLLHLIPVPRDAIREGERLVQESTLPPALDPYDWKTAPRVLSLGAPISADFEIDAAPIHQVSPPLDLGTDLDKVYSLEIVEQFAVVQRHIDPDNPKAGNKIVLHDLSLKQRPLEFQPPAPGWMRSMTPDATRVAFRTGKYPGRVDVWSVADGKHVAGWSPYPHEERHGVLLKLMLIDQDHALTTCSRNELVLWRVDKGEIVYRLSLPMDAPLIFSARRRYLAAQQEDRLVLVETHTGKIALDVSSPELRRLKLISGQFSPDGRQLAVTLTDGQNHRLAIWNLATKELEGIAPAPLAIIVGWSGNDHVIAMPRQAPSKGLHVSLFDARKRVFQWMYLATRRFMVTGSCNGQFWHVVQEDDGLPCWLTAYPLPDPDTGDLLTQEEPTEALLPATARVEVEVKFTPLPDETRKGFDQWTDTFQDQVRKQLNVANRPAGDEEPAWRLQLVAREEPTDRVIKRKALEAGQGEPTEVVIPVSEVQAHVRLLDPAGKTVAQSKVSVFTPSEFPGAVPPPAQMRTVLSLHQWQRVHDEISQRVLPRITADALPYLGLGASILAVDGPEPVYRFHYVK; this is translated from the coding sequence ATGGCGAAGAACTTTGGTAAATGCCCCCAGTGTCAGACCTTGTCACCGGTGGTGAAGGAGGACGGCTGGAAGAAGCTCGCATGCAGCGCGTGCGGGGCCGAGGTCCTGCTGGAACGGGCGGCGAAGCCCGCTCCGGCGGCGTCGTCCGCTCCTCGGTCCACCATGTTCTGGCTGCTGCTGGGAGCCGTGTTTGGCATTGGCGGGCCCGTGCTGCTGGCCGGCTGTATGGCCGCCGGCTATTTTCTGACGCGCTCGCCGGACCTCGCCCAGGTCGATCAACCCACGGTCCCGGTCGCCGCCGCCCGGCAGAAGCCGCCCGCCGCGATAGCTTCGGCTAACGAGACAATCCCGCCCGACGCGGCCGCGCCTCCGGCCGAAGCGCCCGCCGCCCAAACAGGGCCGTCGAACGCCTCCACTGAACCCCTGACAGCCGATGCTACGGAACCTGCCAGCGAAGAAACATCGCCCGCCGGCCCGCCGCTCGCAGATCCAGGCCAGACCGGCTGGCAAGTCACCCCCGATCCGGCGGCGACGGTCGGCAAAGTGGAACGGCCTGATTTCAAAATTGATATGCACTGGACGGCTACCTTTCGTAGCAGTTTAGCCCTCTCTCGCAATCGTCGTTTTCTGTTTGAGGAAACCACCTTCCCGAACTCGTACGTCTGGGATCTGTTCACCGGCGAGAAAGTCCTGACGACCAAATTTTCAGGCGTTCGGGAATTACGGATCAGTCCCGACGGCGTTCACGCGGCGCACCTGGGATACAGCCCACAAGATGTCATCGTCCGCGACCTCGCCAGAAAGGAAAACCTCCTCCGCGTTCCCGCCAAAGGAAGCACGCCGTTTTTCGACTTCGTCCAGCCGAACCTGTTGCTTGTCTGCACGGAAAAGAACGGCTGGGCGTTGCATCGGATCGACACGCAAGAAGTCATCTGGAAGACGCCTTCCGGCCTGCTCAAGGCGTCGACGATCAGCCCCGGCAGCGCCTGGCTGGCCGCGGTGGGGGAAGATCTCATCGAGATCCTTGACCTGAGAAACGGCGCCGTGGCGGGAAAGATTCCGATCAAGCATTCAATCGGTTCTCAAAAGGCCCTGGCTTTTTCCCCCGATGGCACCCAGTTGGCCTTTCTGGACAGTAGCAAATTAACCTTCTACAGCATGCTCGACGGTTCGCCCTTGCGCACGCTGGAAGTAGAACACGCCGAAACGCCGATGGGGTTCTATCAAGGACCCGCGCTTGCCTGGCTGGAGGATCAGTCGGGCCTGTTGATCAATGGCTTTGCGTTCGTCACCGCCCAGCATGCTGAAGTCGTCTATCGCATTCCGGATTCGCTCGTCAAGGATCTGCCGAAAGTCACCCGGATTCCGCTGGATGCGCACTATCTGCTGGAGAACCTGTCCGATCAGGAAACGGAAAAGGGGCTGCTGCACCTCATCCCAGTGCCGCGGGACGCGATCCGCGAAGGGGAACGACTCGTGCAGGAAAGCACGCTGCCGCCTGCCCTGGATCCATACGACTGGAAAACGGCTCCTCGCGTGCTGAGCCTGGGCGCACCGATTTCGGCCGATTTTGAAATCGACGCCGCCCCCATCCACCAGGTCTCCCCGCCCTTGGATCTGGGGACCGATCTGGACAAGGTTTATTCGCTGGAGATCGTCGAGCAGTTCGCCGTGGTGCAACGACATATCGATCCCGACAATCCGAAAGCCGGCAACAAGATCGTGCTGCACGATCTGTCTCTCAAGCAGCGCCCTTTGGAGTTCCAGCCCCCCGCCCCCGGCTGGATGCGGTCGATGACCCCTGACGCGACGCGCGTTGCTTTCAGGACCGGCAAATACCCAGGTCGGGTCGATGTCTGGTCCGTGGCCGACGGCAAGCATGTCGCCGGCTGGTCCCCGTATCCCCACGAGGAACGGCACGGCGTGCTCCTTAAACTGATGCTGATCGATCAGGACCATGCCCTGACCACCTGCAGCCGGAACGAGCTGGTCCTGTGGCGCGTGGACAAGGGGGAGATCGTGTATCGGCTGTCGCTGCCAATGGACGCGCCGCTGATTTTCAGCGCGCGTCGACGCTATCTGGCGGCCCAGCAGGAGGATCGTCTGGTGCTGGTGGAAACGCACACCGGCAAGATCGCCCTGGATGTCAGCTCGCCCGAACTGCGGCGGTTGAAGCTGATCAGCGGGCAGTTTTCGCCCGATGGCCGGCAACTGGCGGTCACCCTGACCGACGGCCAGAATCATCGGCTGGCGATCTGGAATCTGGCGACGAAGGAACTCGAAGGCATAGCGCCGGCTCCCCTGGCGATCATCGTCGGCTGGAGCGGCAACGACCATGTCATCGCCATGCCGCGTCAGGCGCCCTCCAAAGGGTTGCACGTTTCCCTGTTCGACGCCCGGAAGCGCGTGTTTCAATGGATGTATCTGGCGACGCGCCGCTTTATGGTGACGGGATCCTGCAACGGCCAGTTCTGGCATGTGGTGCAGGAAGACGACGGACTGCCCTGCTGGCTCACGGCGTATCCCTTGCCGGACCCGGACACAGGCGATCTGCTGACGCAGGAGGAGCCGACCGAGGCGCTGCTGCCGGCGACGGCCCGCGTGGAGGTGGAGGTGAAGTTCACCCCGTTGCCCGACGAAACCCGGAAAGGGTTCGACCAATGGACCGATACGTTCCAGGACCAGGTTCGCAAACAGCTCAACGTCGCCAATCGGCCGGCCGGCGACGAGGAACCGGCCTGGCGACTGCAGCTGGTCGCCCGGGAGGAACCAACCGACCGGGTCATCAAACGGAAAGCGCTCGAAGCGGGTCAGGGCGAACCGACCGAGGTCGTCATTCCCGTCAGCGAGGTCCAGGCCCATGTGCGTCTGCTTGATCCGGCCGGGAAAACGGTCGCCCAGTCCAAGGTCTCGGTCTTCACGCCGAGCGAATTCCCCGGAGCCGTTCCTCCGCCGGCGCAAATGCGTACCGTGCTCAGCCTGCATCAATGGCAGCGCGTTCATGACGAAATCTCGCAGCGCGTCCTGCCGCGGATCACGGCCGACGCCTTGCCTTACCTGGGTCTGGGCGCTTCGATCCTGGCCGTCGACGGGCCAGAACCCGTTTACCGCTTTCATTATGTAAAGTAG
- a CDS encoding WD40 repeat domain-containing protein, producing the protein MSKFNKCPACGSIAQIQQKDGWNVSDCPACGAEVLLERVGPAPAKRASPLVLVFAAAGVFGLATMTLLAVVGYWLLATPGPDSPAADPAAVVASNTPPAPEESQPSTAADPLPTADPLPAAESDTDGTDDVVRVNATPPVEPTQEEPSTPLANTPEADTPTDNTPTDNTPTASVPAGSSPSSEAAPSGSQVIEGVPQLLQIPQRTLPAEPVVPYVAEAGETPQGKEQFPAAYSNFGLGGLTFVPGVAVQEESRRSGRDFYREIQLSRLATGEEMLRFRPPHPGAFLGMSPSAKYVLYHDMEDVARLNVYSLETRELVAAWRPHRRLATAVMIDDEHVLTLGKENTFVLWRLPDCKPVYRLFVPSSEVTLGATIDLSPQRGYFAVLSRDRRSIQVVHTRTGELAAVLPFEHPQFLGMVAASFRSDGRFLLSISRTREKTEIIVWDISEGTVVRQLPIEPATYFVQWIGMRRLLLRNTNDWKPIEAAPRVPDPVPAEPGFFTLRLVEVSDGSRVHDFQIQSGKGSVAATSPDGRLWTMLAKLDEAPGANKAAATTVVKAWDLADFTAPPPPPAPAEKPQFPAGAPVRLVFQLQPQPLSETDKIVFVHFAKIFIKDITETFAQAGHAEDPDAEFEARVKLVEKAGEVGARDTVSGGITITNRQGDVLFESTYAQKDSDSINDRLKWTTAYIHLGRIEPPRENYPPKEGPPPEPTNLLQP; encoded by the coding sequence ATGTCGAAGTTCAACAAGTGCCCTGCCTGCGGCAGTATCGCCCAGATCCAGCAAAAAGACGGCTGGAACGTTTCCGACTGCCCTGCCTGCGGCGCCGAAGTTCTGCTGGAACGGGTCGGCCCTGCCCCTGCTAAACGCGCATCGCCTTTGGTGCTGGTCTTCGCCGCAGCCGGAGTGTTCGGCCTGGCGACCATGACCCTCCTGGCCGTCGTCGGTTACTGGCTGCTGGCAACGCCTGGCCCAGATTCCCCGGCGGCCGATCCGGCTGCGGTGGTCGCCAGCAATACGCCGCCTGCACCGGAGGAAAGTCAGCCGTCCACCGCCGCCGATCCCTTGCCCACGGCCGATCCTCTGCCCGCTGCCGAAAGCGATACCGACGGGACGGACGATGTCGTCCGCGTAAATGCGACGCCGCCCGTCGAGCCGACGCAGGAGGAACCGTCCACCCCGTTGGCGAACACGCCCGAAGCGGACACGCCGACCGACAACACGCCGACCGACAACACGCCGACCGCCAGCGTGCCGGCGGGCTCTTCCCCGAGCAGCGAAGCGGCGCCGTCCGGCTCGCAGGTGATCGAGGGCGTTCCCCAACTCCTGCAGATCCCACAACGGACGCTGCCGGCGGAGCCCGTGGTTCCCTACGTTGCCGAAGCGGGCGAAACGCCGCAGGGGAAGGAGCAGTTCCCGGCGGCCTATAGCAACTTCGGGCTTGGCGGGTTGACCTTTGTTCCTGGCGTCGCGGTTCAGGAGGAATCGCGGAGATCGGGCCGCGACTTTTACCGCGAGATTCAATTGTCCCGGCTGGCGACCGGCGAAGAGATGCTGCGTTTCCGCCCGCCGCACCCGGGAGCGTTTCTGGGGATGAGTCCCAGCGCCAAGTATGTGCTTTATCACGATATGGAAGACGTCGCCCGGCTGAATGTTTATTCGCTGGAAACGCGGGAGCTGGTCGCCGCCTGGCGCCCTCACCGCCGCCTGGCGACGGCCGTCATGATCGACGATGAGCATGTGCTGACCCTGGGGAAAGAGAATACATTCGTCCTTTGGCGTCTGCCCGATTGCAAGCCCGTGTATCGCCTGTTCGTGCCCTCCAGCGAGGTGACCCTGGGCGCGACCATCGACTTGAGCCCGCAGCGCGGCTACTTTGCGGTGCTGTCGCGCGACCGCCGCTCGATCCAGGTGGTCCATACGCGGACGGGCGAACTGGCCGCGGTGTTGCCCTTTGAGCATCCGCAGTTTCTGGGAATGGTGGCGGCGTCTTTTCGCTCCGATGGTCGCTTCCTGCTCTCCATTAGCAGGACGAGAGAAAAAACGGAGATCATTGTGTGGGATATCAGCGAAGGGACGGTCGTTCGTCAATTGCCGATCGAGCCGGCCACCTACTTCGTGCAATGGATCGGCATGCGGCGACTCCTCCTGCGGAATACCAACGACTGGAAGCCGATAGAGGCCGCTCCGCGGGTTCCCGACCCGGTCCCTGCCGAGCCTGGCTTTTTTACGCTGCGGCTGGTGGAAGTGAGCGACGGCTCCCGAGTCCACGACTTTCAAATCCAGTCTGGCAAAGGCAGTGTTGCGGCCACTTCGCCCGACGGCCGCTTGTGGACCATGCTGGCCAAATTGGACGAAGCGCCCGGAGCAAACAAAGCGGCGGCTACGACGGTGGTCAAGGCCTGGGACCTTGCCGACTTCACGGCTCCGCCGCCTCCGCCCGCCCCGGCCGAGAAGCCCCAGTTTCCCGCCGGAGCCCCGGTCCGCCTGGTCTTCCAGCTGCAGCCGCAGCCGTTGTCCGAGACTGACAAAATCGTTTTTGTCCACTTCGCAAAGATTTTCATCAAGGACATCACCGAGACCTTCGCCCAGGCGGGGCACGCCGAGGACCCTGACGCGGAGTTTGAAGCACGCGTCAAATTGGTGGAGAAAGCGGGGGAAGTCGGCGCGCGAGACACCGTTTCCGGCGGCATCACCATCACGAATCGCCAAGGCGACGTGCTTTTTGAGTCGACGTATGCACAAAAGGATTCCGACTCCATTAACGACCGCCTTAAATGGACCACGGCGTATATCCATCTTGGCCGAATCGAACCGCCGCGGGAAAACTACCCGCCCAAGGAAGGTCCTCCCCCGGAGCCGACCAACCTGCTCCAGCCCTGA
- a CDS encoding WD40 repeat domain-containing protein, whose product MKRTFIKCRECASLCEVMKQGGRLTAHCEKCRAPIRLEDDLPAADNTLLPVLLLGGGALFLVLLCSGLVGGVLLGLMNRPAAEVAQIAPDPAEPPATASFPASDPSEAIPVSVPSHAVPAPADQAGAAPATSSIEETAAAASLPERTDDPLPAEEPAVALPEPPSPAVAVEGVEGWQVQPDPPADMLSEPKNPALRITIPERNYAAGHVNWGTSDSRICYVSDSEKRQFLVWDLQEGVQLGKFFPPPDLPPVTKATVSRRGKYLATYHSDRSDDDQINVWRVADSSQTLSIPVPKGVGLGFLEFAGEERLLFFTNEERAFQVWNLSQSKQEHLLKPESPLYSPIAATSPGGSYLAYFNEEAVRVVDLRSGVLAGSCPGTSRNSKLITFAPDGTEVATLDTDRNLVVFSMSEGTASPPVSLQSAEEGARLSGSTYDGPFVQWLPDKSGWLVLGGAFIDRESGKIALKFPLPPHPTYRRGSRRVYDANYLLVQGMEEDIVGITFEKTPHDQIAAGKTIALSGGLPEDIGLPPLTLAKLDQVEERSLSDEPQGPFTPDPAPTPSAPPAEKLRVEGPSHHIQWVVDQPQTGTTTVLFGGYGADRLQVFDMATTRLRAEFAPPFESKAWAVSPDGASCLWEGKNRKSRLDVWSLPEGKHIASWRPYAHRKGSYQEVQAAWLIASDFALTINGEGLVIGWKLPECAAVYQIKISSGRENLLSPGGKYLLAPQGREITVFETRTGKVSARPEKNERGGAISNVVFHPDGDRVAMLASSLTDEYAVVWRLSTGKIEHSVRVPDRDQAVSSLAWCDDDYLLKGTHGIGSPGCNFHLIDLHKEQIEWLYQAATYRKVGGSCFDGHLRFISEKPPGAPKKPGNESTVLWRPSLPGPEVAALLAKRAPVTPQEPLFQSGSALKVDVELSKPLVIEDSDNEKLKESVQAAVTRSLTLSEYLVEDDAGWSLVLRTKETLLPHKLRIRTQAFGPTIEVRVTRLTVEVSLLSPEGKTVWSKTTTGETSITRSTRPPAKVDLEQYLHQRQWAVVLGQATLIGLPPEIFPSGHADGAGRSSLQDGEVLFREAFTE is encoded by the coding sequence ATGAAACGCACCTTCATCAAGTGCCGTGAATGTGCCTCTTTGTGCGAAGTTATGAAACAGGGCGGGCGGTTGACGGCCCACTGTGAGAAGTGCCGGGCGCCGATTCGGCTGGAAGACGACCTGCCTGCTGCGGACAACACCCTGTTGCCCGTCCTGCTGCTGGGCGGAGGCGCCCTTTTCCTGGTGCTCCTGTGCAGCGGTCTGGTCGGCGGCGTCTTGCTGGGGCTGATGAATCGGCCGGCGGCGGAAGTCGCTCAAATCGCGCCGGATCCGGCGGAGCCTCCTGCGACAGCGTCATTTCCGGCCAGCGACCCGTCAGAAGCAATCCCGGTGAGCGTTCCGTCACACGCAGTCCCGGCGCCGGCGGATCAGGCCGGCGCGGCGCCGGCGACGTCGTCGATCGAAGAGACCGCTGCCGCAGCATCCCTGCCCGAGCGCACCGACGATCCTCTTCCGGCGGAAGAACCCGCTGTCGCCTTGCCAGAGCCCCCGTCGCCAGCGGTGGCGGTCGAGGGCGTCGAAGGCTGGCAGGTTCAGCCTGATCCGCCGGCCGACATGCTTTCCGAGCCGAAGAATCCCGCGCTGCGGATTACGATTCCGGAAAGGAACTATGCTGCCGGTCACGTGAACTGGGGGACGAGCGACTCCCGGATTTGCTACGTCAGCGATTCCGAAAAGAGGCAGTTCCTGGTGTGGGATCTGCAGGAAGGCGTCCAACTGGGGAAGTTCTTTCCGCCGCCTGATCTTCCGCCGGTGACGAAGGCCACGGTCAGCCGTCGGGGCAAGTACCTGGCGACCTATCATAGCGACCGCTCGGATGACGACCAGATAAACGTCTGGCGTGTGGCCGACAGTTCGCAGACGCTGTCGATTCCCGTGCCCAAAGGGGTTGGTCTCGGTTTCCTGGAGTTTGCCGGCGAGGAGCGGCTCCTGTTTTTTACAAACGAAGAGCGTGCCTTTCAGGTCTGGAACCTTTCCCAGTCCAAGCAGGAGCATCTCCTGAAGCCGGAAAGCCCTCTGTACTCGCCCATTGCAGCAACAAGCCCGGGCGGCTCCTATCTGGCGTATTTCAATGAGGAGGCCGTGCGGGTGGTCGACCTGCGCAGCGGCGTGCTTGCAGGATCCTGTCCCGGGACGAGTCGGAATTCCAAGCTCATTACGTTCGCGCCGGACGGGACCGAGGTAGCCACCCTCGATACCGACCGAAACCTCGTCGTTTTTTCCATGAGCGAGGGAACGGCGTCCCCGCCTGTCTCTCTGCAAAGCGCCGAAGAAGGCGCCAGGCTTTCCGGCTCGACTTACGACGGACCTTTCGTTCAGTGGCTGCCCGACAAGTCCGGTTGGTTGGTTCTGGGCGGAGCATTTATCGACCGGGAGAGCGGCAAGATCGCGCTCAAGTTTCCGCTGCCCCCGCACCCGACATACCGGCGGGGATCCCGCCGGGTTTACGACGCGAACTATCTGCTGGTCCAGGGAATGGAGGAAGACATAGTCGGCATCACTTTTGAGAAGACGCCCCACGACCAGATAGCCGCGGGAAAAACGATCGCCCTGTCCGGCGGTCTGCCGGAAGATATTGGCCTGCCGCCGCTCACGCTGGCGAAGCTCGACCAGGTAGAGGAACGCTCGCTCAGCGACGAACCGCAGGGACCCTTTACGCCGGATCCGGCGCCGACCCCGTCCGCCCCGCCTGCGGAGAAGTTGCGGGTGGAAGGGCCCTCGCACCACATCCAGTGGGTGGTCGACCAGCCGCAGACAGGAACCACAACCGTCCTGTTCGGAGGTTACGGCGCGGACAGACTGCAGGTATTCGACATGGCGACCACGCGACTGCGGGCGGAGTTCGCCCCGCCCTTTGAAAGCAAAGCGTGGGCCGTCAGTCCCGACGGCGCCAGCTGCCTGTGGGAAGGGAAGAACCGGAAATCGCGGCTGGATGTCTGGTCGTTGCCGGAGGGCAAGCATATTGCCAGCTGGCGGCCCTATGCACATCGGAAAGGATCTTATCAGGAGGTCCAAGCGGCCTGGTTGATTGCCAGCGATTTCGCTCTCACGATCAATGGCGAGGGGCTGGTCATCGGCTGGAAGCTGCCGGAGTGCGCAGCCGTTTATCAAATCAAAATTTCCAGCGGCCGGGAGAACTTGCTGAGCCCCGGCGGCAAGTATCTGCTGGCGCCCCAGGGCCGCGAGATCACCGTATTCGAGACACGAACCGGCAAAGTATCGGCCCGGCCCGAAAAGAACGAGCGGGGAGGCGCAATCAGCAATGTCGTCTTCCATCCCGACGGCGATCGCGTCGCCATGCTGGCGAGCTCCCTTACTGACGAGTACGCCGTCGTCTGGCGATTGTCCACGGGAAAGATCGAGCACTCCGTGCGCGTGCCCGACCGCGACCAGGCCGTCTCTTCCCTTGCCTGGTGCGACGACGACTATCTGCTCAAAGGGACGCACGGCATTGGTTCCCCGGGTTGTAATTTTCACCTGATCGACCTCCACAAAGAACAGATCGAGTGGCTGTACCAGGCTGCGACGTACCGGAAGGTCGGGGGCTCCTGCTTCGATGGCCACTTGCGATTCATATCGGAAAAGCCACCCGGCGCACCAAAAAAACCGGGGAACGAAAGTACGGTGTTGTGGCGTCCTTCGTTGCCGGGGCCGGAGGTCGCCGCCTTGCTGGCGAAACGTGCTCCGGTAACGCCGCAGGAGCCGCTCTTTCAGTCCGGCTCCGCACTGAAGGTTGACGTCGAACTATCCAAGCCGCTGGTGATTGAGGACTCTGATAACGAAAAGCTGAAAGAAAGCGTGCAAGCGGCGGTCACCCGGTCGCTCACCCTGAGTGAATATCTTGTGGAGGACGACGCCGGCTGGTCGCTCGTCCTGCGCACGAAAGAAACGCTGCTCCCCCACAAGCTCAGGATTCGCACCCAGGCGTTTGGCCCCACGATCGAGGTCCGTGTGACCCGGCTCACCGTCGAAGTGTCGCTGCTTTCCCCCGAAGGAAAAACGGTCTGGTCCAAGACGACGACCGGGGAAACCAGCATCACGCGGTCCACCCGGCCGCCGGCGAAGGTCGACCTGGAGCAGTACCTTCATCAGCGGCAGTGGGCCGTCGTGCTCGGCCAGGCGACCCTCATCGGATTGCCGCCAGAGATCTTTCCGTCCGGTCATGCGGACGGGGCCGGCCGTTCTTCGCTGCAGGACGGCGAAGTACTGTTCCGCGAAGCCTTTACGGAATAA